The Streptomyces avermitilis MA-4680 = NBRC 14893 genome contains a region encoding:
- a CDS encoding cytochrome P450: MEVGGQTIRAGEGVLCTLSTANRDEGAFTDPDELDLRRDARSHLSFGFGIHQCIGQSLARAEPQIALETLLRRLPGLRLAASFEELRFRDGVGFYGVKELPDPCPALPPDRP, translated from the coding sequence GTGGAGGTCGGCGGGCAGACGATCAGGGCGGGGGAGGGCGTGCTGTGCACGCTGTCCACCGCCAACCGCGACGAGGGGGCGTTCACCGACCCCGATGAGCTGGACCTGCGGCGCGACGCCCGCAGCCACCTGAGCTTCGGGTTCGGGATCCATCAGTGCATCGGCCAGTCGCTGGCCCGCGCCGAACCGCAGATCGCCCTGGAGACACTGCTGCGCAGGCTCCCGGGGCTGCGACTGGCGGCCTCCTTCGAGGAGTTGCGGTTCCGGGACGGGGTCGGGTTCTACGGGGTCAAGGAGCTGCCGGACCCCTGTCCCGCACTGCCGCCGGACCGGCCCTAA